In a genomic window of Salegentibacter salegens:
- a CDS encoding aminotransferase class I/II-fold pyridoxal phosphate-dependent enzyme has protein sequence MPEKKLDSAHYYNIAQLRVESWNTLKSESTKLHSFPRGSEDEKTHKKILGQLLKDLEGVECFFAFPGLSCIDSLREMLERQEHTALSHKIAEITKNLVSDRYRSNPDFLEDEDPGTDLSDKGEYTEVAKKNYFEVMFVEDISQAEENKLRNDLKEMRLSNEQFAYGIVVQRSFEDALIALQFNFNIQAVVIRYAPPYHSKKITPVIKPFIQNILKLKYSSKAPTELGPILGTMIKKFRPELDTYYVTDTALSNLKDSTLKTFRRIFYRTEDLQELHLTVIRGISERYETPFFSALKDYSKKPTGIFHAMPISRGNSVFKSRWINDFGNFYGRNMFLAETSSTTGGLDSLLQPTGSLKKAQQKASDAYGSRNTYFVTNGTSTANKIVVQALVKPGDVILIDRDCHKSHHYGLVLAGAYPVYLDSYPIEEYSMYGAVPLEQIKEKLLQLKKAGRLSLVKMLLLTNCTFDGLVYNVEKVMQEILAIKPDMVFLWDEAWFAFAGFTYNYKQRTGMFAAQKLFNKYQTDSYREEYNAHIKELKKNEIPRLPNPDEVRIRVYSTQSTHKTLSSFRQGSMIHIWDEDFRKKSENTFMEAYMTHTSTSPNYQMLASLDVGRRQVQFEGYELVEKSIELAMVLRAKVNDHPKLKKYFDVLTIGNFIPKKHRKSGIKEYYNSKEGWNRMETAWEQDEFVLDPTKITLHIGRTGVDGDTFKNRYLMDKFNIQINKTSRNTVLFMTNIGTTRGSVTYLTNALLKIADELDQEFKTLSQKEGNNRRDRIKSLTEDFPPLPDFSYFHHSFQAVPGVPGGNIREAFFLAYNEENYEYMPLTDCLPAMEENRVLVASSFIIPYPPGFPVLVPGQVVSKEIIRFLTALDVSEIHGYRADLGLRIFKDNVLNRQKTVSSMGSMGNNAKKKITNLKN, from the coding sequence ATGCCAGAGAAAAAATTAGATAGTGCACATTATTATAATATCGCTCAACTTAGAGTAGAATCCTGGAATACCTTAAAAAGTGAGTCTACAAAACTTCATTCTTTTCCCCGTGGATCGGAAGATGAAAAAACACATAAAAAAATTCTTGGGCAGCTTTTAAAGGATCTTGAGGGCGTAGAATGCTTTTTTGCATTTCCGGGTTTATCCTGTATTGATTCTTTAAGGGAAATGTTAGAAAGACAGGAACACACAGCCCTGTCCCATAAAATTGCAGAAATCACAAAAAACTTAGTAAGTGACCGGTATAGAAGCAATCCAGATTTTTTGGAAGATGAAGATCCCGGCACAGATCTTTCCGATAAAGGAGAATATACCGAAGTAGCGAAGAAAAATTATTTTGAGGTCATGTTTGTGGAAGATATTTCTCAGGCAGAAGAAAATAAACTCAGGAATGACCTAAAAGAAATGCGACTTTCTAACGAGCAGTTTGCCTATGGGATTGTAGTACAGCGTTCTTTTGAAGATGCTTTAATCGCGCTTCAGTTTAATTTCAATATCCAGGCGGTTGTAATTCGTTATGCGCCTCCTTATCATTCTAAAAAGATCACTCCCGTAATTAAACCTTTTATTCAGAATATTTTAAAATTGAAATATAGTTCCAAAGCACCTACTGAGTTAGGTCCAATTTTAGGAACGATGATAAAAAAATTCAGGCCTGAACTGGACACTTATTATGTAACTGATACAGCCTTAAGTAATTTAAAGGACAGCACTCTAAAAACTTTCAGAAGAATTTTTTATAGAACTGAAGATTTACAGGAGTTGCACCTTACCGTTATTAGAGGAATAAGCGAACGCTATGAAACTCCATTTTTTTCAGCCTTAAAGGATTATAGTAAAAAACCTACCGGGATATTTCATGCCATGCCAATTTCGCGAGGTAATTCTGTTTTTAAATCCAGGTGGATCAATGATTTTGGAAATTTTTACGGTCGTAACATGTTCCTGGCAGAAACATCTTCTACCACCGGTGGTTTAGATTCCTTATTGCAGCCAACCGGTTCGCTCAAAAAAGCACAGCAAAAGGCCAGTGACGCTTACGGTTCAAGAAACACCTATTTTGTCACCAATGGTACTTCTACCGCCAATAAAATTGTAGTGCAGGCTTTGGTAAAACCGGGCGATGTAATTTTAATAGACAGGGATTGCCATAAATCGCACCACTACGGACTTGTATTGGCAGGAGCTTATCCCGTTTACCTGGATTCTTACCCCATAGAAGAATATTCTATGTATGGAGCGGTACCGCTCGAGCAGATAAAAGAAAAATTGCTCCAGTTAAAAAAGGCCGGAAGGTTAAGCCTGGTTAAAATGCTACTGCTTACCAATTGCACTTTTGACGGACTGGTTTATAATGTTGAAAAAGTAATGCAGGAAATACTGGCCATTAAGCCAGATATGGTTTTTCTCTGGGATGAAGCCTGGTTTGCATTTGCCGGTTTCACCTATAATTATAAGCAACGAACCGGAATGTTCGCAGCGCAAAAGCTATTTAATAAATACCAAACCGATAGTTACCGGGAAGAATACAACGCGCATATTAAAGAATTGAAAAAGAATGAAATACCAAGGTTGCCAAACCCCGATGAGGTGAGAATTAGGGTTTATTCTACACAGAGTACCCATAAAACCCTTAGTAGTTTTCGCCAGGGTTCTATGATACATATTTGGGATGAAGATTTTCGTAAAAAAAGCGAAAATACTTTTATGGAAGCCTATATGACGCATACTTCAACTTCTCCTAATTACCAGATGCTCGCTTCGCTGGATGTAGGAAGGAGACAGGTACAATTTGAAGGTTATGAGCTGGTAGAAAAGAGTATAGAATTGGCTATGGTCTTAAGAGCTAAAGTGAACGATCATCCTAAATTGAAGAAATATTTTGATGTGTTAACCATAGGAAATTTTATCCCAAAGAAACATCGTAAATCTGGCATAAAAGAATATTATAATTCCAAAGAAGGTTGGAACAGGATGGAAACCGCCTGGGAACAGGATGAATTTGTTTTAGATCCTACTAAAATCACTTTGCATATAGGAAGAACAGGAGTTGATGGCGATACTTTTAAGAACAGGTATCTAATGGATAAATTTAATATTCAGATTAATAAAACCTCAAGAAATACGGTTTTGTTTATGACGAATATTGGAACTACCAGGGGAAGCGTCACCTATTTAACCAATGCACTATTGAAGATAGCCGATGAGCTGGATCAGGAATTCAAAACCTTGAGCCAGAAAGAAGGGAATAACCGCAGGGACCGCATTAAATCTTTAACCGAAGATTTCCCGCCTTTACCCGATTTTAGTTATTTCCACCATTCTTTTCAGGCCGTTCCAGGAGTTCCGGGAGGAAATATTAGAGAAGCATTTTTTCTAGCATACAACGAAGAAAATTACGAATACATGCCACTAACCGATTGCTTGCCGGCAATGGAAGAAAACAGGGTTCTGGTAGCTTCATCTTTTATAATTCCTTATCCCCCAGGATTTCCGGTACTTGTTCCCGGCCAGGTGGTAAGTAAGGAAATTATAAGATTTCTTACCGCCCTCGATGTCTCTGAAATTCACGGCTACCGGGCAGATCTTGGTCTAAGAATTTTTAAAGATAATGTGCTAAACCGCCAAAAAACAGTGAGTTCTATGGGCTCCATGGGGAATAATGCGAAAAAGAAAATCACTAACTTAAAAAATTAA
- a CDS encoding VOC family protein, with the protein MGGTSQKKKKERQEETVKDFISWFEIPAINFQQAVDFYNRIFKIDMETQFDGNYAMAFFPAEQGIGGAIVTGPNSIPGIIGPLLYLNAGKDLNRILNRVEAAGGRIVMTKTLINPESGYFAIFIDSEGNKLALHSKE; encoded by the coding sequence ATGGGAGGAACATCACAAAAGAAGAAAAAAGAAAGACAGGAAGAAACTGTAAAAGATTTTATTAGCTGGTTTGAAATTCCTGCAATTAATTTTCAGCAAGCGGTAGATTTTTATAACCGTATTTTCAAAATAGATATGGAAACTCAGTTTGACGGAAATTACGCCATGGCGTTTTTTCCCGCAGAACAGGGTATTGGCGGGGCGATTGTAACCGGGCCAAATTCTATTCCGGGTATAATAGGGCCATTGCTTTATCTCAATGCTGGAAAGGACTTAAATCGAATTTTAAATAGAGTTGAAGCAGCCGGAGGAAGAATTGTGATGACCAAAACCCTGATTAACCCTGAATCGGGATATTTCGCAATTTTTATTGATTCTGAAGGAAATAAACTCGCTTTACACTCAAAAGAATAA
- a CDS encoding carbon-nitrogen hydrolase family protein, which produces MNPFAIAGIQMKVSAVASNVEMMKLKLDITMSLYPWVDMVVFSELCGYGPLTHNAQEIPGNFEKEMQAMAKKHGIWLLPGSIFEKSEGKIYNTATVINPEGEIVTRYRKMFPFYPYEVGVTPGSGYCVFDVPGVAKFGVSICYDMWFPETVRTLAVMGAEVILHPTMTGTIDRDIELSIVRAMAAVNQCYFFDVNGLESGGNGRSLVCGPDGRVIYQAEGNEEIFPLELNINRVRRSRELGVLRLGQPLKSFRDHIGDFNIYQKGTQLPYLNSLGPLIKPTRLDNLAKLKMKEHEYEPPENPTGYKGFGA; this is translated from the coding sequence ATGAATCCATTTGCAATAGCAGGAATACAGATGAAGGTTTCCGCAGTCGCCTCTAACGTAGAGATGATGAAGCTGAAACTTGATATTACCATGAGCCTTTACCCCTGGGTAGATATGGTAGTTTTTAGTGAGTTATGTGGCTACGGCCCTTTAACACATAATGCCCAGGAAATACCGGGTAATTTTGAAAAAGAAATGCAGGCTATGGCCAAAAAACACGGGATTTGGTTACTCCCGGGATCTATTTTTGAAAAAAGCGAAGGGAAAATTTATAATACCGCTACGGTTATTAATCCAGAAGGTGAAATAGTTACCCGGTATAGAAAAATGTTTCCTTTTTATCCTTACGAAGTAGGAGTAACCCCGGGTTCCGGGTATTGCGTTTTTGATGTGCCGGGAGTGGCAAAATTTGGAGTGTCCATTTGTTATGATATGTGGTTTCCCGAAACAGTGCGTACCCTCGCAGTTATGGGAGCAGAAGTTATTTTGCACCCTACCATGACCGGTACTATAGACAGGGATATAGAATTATCAATAGTAAGAGCTATGGCCGCGGTAAATCAGTGTTATTTCTTTGATGTAAACGGACTTGAATCTGGAGGTAATGGAAGATCGCTGGTTTGTGGGCCCGATGGCCGGGTTATTTATCAGGCCGAAGGCAATGAAGAAATTTTTCCGTTGGAACTTAATATTAACAGGGTGAGAAGAAGCAGGGAACTCGGCGTTTTACGTTTAGGGCAACCATTAAAAAGCTTTAGAGATCATATTGGTGATTTTAATATTTATCAAAAAGGTACGCAATTGCCGTATCTCAATTCCCTGGGGCCGCTTATTAAGCCTACCAGGTTAGATAATCTTGCCAAGTTAAAAATGAAAGAACATGAATATGAACCACCTGAAAATCCTACAGGATATAAAGGATTTGGAGCATAA
- a CDS encoding aspartate aminotransferase family protein — translation MTEEQTKSLQLLDRRKNIVANGVGVFNTATVKKAKGAIITDVDGKEHIDFAGGIGVVNAGHCPEPVVKAIQEQAEKYLHTSFNVVTYEPYIQLCEELAEILPHGEKTKAMLISTGAEAVENAIKIARQATKRPAVICFTEAYHGRTLMGMSLTSKVNYKFSSGPFAPEVYRIPFPNFYKYHGTQSMEEFVETELKRLRESAHSMVDINSVAAIIVEPIQGEGGFNPIPQKYLEGLRSFCDEHGVLLIFDEIQSGFCRTGHWASWQHYGVQPDISTYAKSMGSGLPIAAVLGRAEIMDAAESGTIGGTYIGSPVCCAAALATIQLMKDENLNERAIYIGKIIKERMENFRKECPEIGDVRGLGAMIGIEFIKDNDPGNPHTELCANIVKGCAQDGLILISAGTFKNVLRILCPLVITDEQLNKALDILENQIRKNT, via the coding sequence ATGACTGAAGAGCAAACTAAATCTCTGCAGCTCCTTGATAGGAGAAAGAACATTGTAGCCAACGGAGTTGGTGTTTTCAATACAGCCACCGTTAAAAAGGCAAAAGGCGCCATCATAACAGATGTAGACGGAAAAGAACATATAGATTTTGCCGGCGGGATTGGTGTGGTAAACGCAGGCCATTGTCCCGAACCTGTTGTAAAAGCTATACAGGAACAGGCTGAAAAGTATCTTCATACCAGTTTTAATGTAGTTACTTATGAACCTTATATTCAACTTTGTGAAGAACTGGCTGAAATCCTTCCGCACGGGGAGAAAACAAAAGCAATGCTTATTAGCACCGGGGCAGAAGCCGTAGAGAATGCGATTAAAATTGCCAGGCAGGCTACAAAAAGGCCAGCGGTAATTTGTTTTACAGAAGCATATCACGGTCGTACTCTAATGGGTATGAGCCTAACCAGTAAAGTAAACTACAAATTTTCTTCAGGGCCTTTTGCTCCCGAAGTTTACCGAATCCCTTTCCCCAATTTTTACAAATATCACGGTACACAAAGTATGGAAGAGTTTGTAGAAACCGAGCTAAAAAGACTTAGGGAAAGCGCCCATAGCATGGTTGATATAAACAGTGTTGCTGCTATCATCGTGGAGCCAATTCAGGGAGAAGGTGGTTTTAACCCAATTCCGCAAAAATACCTGGAAGGACTTCGCTCTTTTTGTGACGAACACGGTGTTTTGCTGATTTTTGATGAAATTCAAAGCGGTTTCTGCCGCACGGGTCATTGGGCTAGCTGGCAACATTATGGGGTACAACCTGATATTAGTACTTACGCTAAATCTATGGGCTCCGGACTTCCTATTGCCGCTGTACTTGGCAGGGCCGAAATTATGGATGCTGCAGAATCGGGTACTATTGGTGGCACTTACATTGGTAGTCCTGTTTGTTGCGCCGCGGCTTTGGCTACTATTCAGTTAATGAAAGATGAAAACCTTAATGAAAGAGCAATTTATATTGGTAAGATCATTAAAGAAAGAATGGAAAATTTCAGGAAAGAATGTCCTGAAATTGGGGATGTGCGAGGATTAGGTGCAATGATAGGAATAGAATTTATAAAAGATAATGATCCCGGCAACCCACATACAGAACTATGCGCCAATATTGTAAAAGGTTGTGCCCAGGATGGGTTAATTCTAATAAGCGCCGGTACCTTTAAAAATGTACTAAGAATATTATGCCCCCTTGTAATTACCGATGAACAACTAAATAAAGCGCTGGATATTCTTGAAAACCAAATAAGAAAAAACACCTAA
- a CDS encoding Lrp/AsnC family transcriptional regulator, giving the protein MKLDQKDLQILKHLQQDSKMTNKEISNKLKLSVTAIFERIKRLEREGVISKYVALVSPDKVEKNFMVFCQIKLIQHSRSYLTKFESEVTRLSEVLECYHVSGEYDYILKVIVKDMEAYREFMVTKLTNLDHIGSTQSTFIISPVKSTTAVPLQ; this is encoded by the coding sequence ATGAAATTAGACCAGAAAGACCTGCAAATTTTAAAACATCTCCAGCAGGATAGTAAAATGACAAATAAGGAGATTTCTAATAAGTTGAAACTTTCGGTTACCGCGATTTTTGAAAGAATTAAACGTTTGGAACGGGAAGGGGTAATTTCAAAGTATGTCGCATTGGTTTCGCCGGATAAAGTGGAAAAGAATTTTATGGTTTTCTGCCAAATAAAACTCATTCAGCATTCACGCTCTTATTTAACCAAATTTGAAAGTGAAGTCACCAGGCTTTCGGAAGTTTTGGAATGCTATCACGTGAGCGGCGAATATGATTATATCTTAAAAGTTATCGTGAAAGATATGGAAGCTTACCGTGAATTTATGGTAACTAAACTCACTAATTTAGATCATATAGGCAGTACACAAAGTACCTTTATTATAAGTCCGGTAAAAAGCACCACGGCAGTACCCCTTCAGTAA
- a CDS encoding aminotransferase class I/II-fold pyridoxal phosphate-dependent enzyme, producing the protein MKYKPADNIQDLQYFGEFGGVNPSISDSSTYTFLSAKTMFDTFEGNSEGCYLYSRHSSPSNLYLGEALAAMEATETANVAASGMGAITSTLLQLCQAGDHIVSSRTVYGGTYAFMKNFIPKFNIQTSFVDITNLESVEAAITKDTKVLYCESVSNPLLEVADLEALAKIVKKHKLTFVVDNTFSPLSISPKELGADVVIHSLTKFINGSSDTVGGVTCGSQDFINALRSVNDGANMLLGPTMDSMRAASVLKNLRTLHIRIKQHSHNAMFLAEKFQEDGLRTVYPGLKNHPGHQTFKKMMNEDYGFGGLLTIDVGSLDKANALMELMQEKNLGYLAVSLGFYKTLFSAPGSSTSSEIPIEEQEEMGLSNGLIRFSIGLDNNIERTYKMMKSCMEEVGILSNEMV; encoded by the coding sequence ATGAAATATAAACCTGCAGATAACATCCAGGACCTTCAATATTTTGGCGAATTTGGAGGGGTAAATCCTTCAATTTCCGATTCTTCAACCTATACTTTCCTTTCCGCAAAAACCATGTTCGATACTTTTGAAGGAAATTCTGAGGGTTGCTACCTTTATTCCAGGCATTCTTCACCTTCAAATTTATATTTGGGTGAAGCGCTTGCAGCGATGGAAGCCACCGAAACTGCTAATGTAGCAGCCAGCGGAATGGGCGCTATCACTTCTACCCTGCTCCAACTATGCCAGGCGGGAGATCATATTGTTTCCAGCCGAACGGTGTATGGCGGGACTTATGCCTTTATGAAGAATTTTATTCCGAAGTTCAATATTCAGACTTCTTTTGTAGATATTACAAACCTTGAAAGTGTTGAAGCAGCGATCACCAAAGATACCAAAGTGCTTTACTGCGAATCGGTTAGTAATCCGCTTTTAGAAGTTGCAGATCTTGAAGCTTTAGCAAAAATCGTCAAAAAGCATAAGCTCACTTTCGTGGTAGATAATACCTTTTCCCCGCTTTCTATAAGTCCGAAAGAATTGGGGGCCGATGTCGTAATTCATAGTCTAACCAAATTTATTAACGGTAGCAGCGATACGGTTGGCGGTGTTACCTGCGGAAGCCAGGATTTTATTAACGCACTTCGCAGTGTGAATGACGGCGCAAACATGCTACTTGGACCAACAATGGACAGTATGCGGGCGGCTTCGGTTTTAAAGAATTTAAGAACCTTGCATATTAGGATAAAGCAACACAGCCATAATGCCATGTTTTTAGCTGAAAAATTCCAGGAAGACGGCTTAAGAACTGTTTACCCAGGCTTAAAGAATCATCCCGGGCACCAGACTTTTAAAAAAATGATGAATGAAGATTATGGGTTTGGAGGCTTATTGACCATAGATGTTGGCAGCCTGGATAAAGCCAATGCTTTAATGGAATTAATGCAGGAAAAAAACCTGGGTTACCTCGCGGTAAGTTTAGGCTTTTACAAAACACTATTTAGCGCTCCCGGAAGTTCTACATCTTCTGAAATCCCAATCGAAGAGCAGGAGGAAATGGGCCTAAGCAACGGACTTATTCGTTTTTCTATTGGTTTAGATAATAATATTGAACGCACTTATAAGATGATGAAATCCTGTATGGAAGAAGTTGGTATTTTGAGTAACGAGATGGTTTAA
- a CDS encoding type II toxin-antitoxin system RelE/ParE family toxin, whose product MELKIKWSAKALSNYVIILKRIQQNFGETSAKNFRNRFQNILDLLAKFPELGKMQDSKEDLRGIILY is encoded by the coding sequence ATGGAATTAAAAATTAAATGGTCCGCAAAAGCACTTTCCAATTATGTAATTATTCTGAAAAGAATTCAGCAAAATTTCGGAGAAACTTCTGCTAAAAATTTTCGAAACAGGTTTCAAAATATTCTTGACTTACTTGCGAAGTTTCCAGAATTAGGAAAAATGCAGGACAGTAAGGAAGACTTACGCGGAATAATACTATATTGA
- a CDS encoding outer membrane beta-barrel protein: MKKLQLPLFLLFFSLSAFAQTQNEVRLYYGFTNSDLLRSERIDGGGSADIENSYEFGFRYLLSVTDNLSLETGLNYWRGDVLITSAPMPEQTTRSEELQTTSIPIFANYNFLDYFFVNGGPVMDFQGSESESVDPQAGIGVGFGLGAQYAFNNFNIYVNPNFRRYSVIPFEEKNYHQKLTTFGVQFGVGYKF; the protein is encoded by the coding sequence TTGAAAAAACTACAACTCCCCCTATTCCTCCTATTTTTTAGCCTTAGTGCTTTTGCACAAACTCAAAATGAAGTTCGGCTTTATTACGGGTTTACTAATAGCGATTTACTACGGAGTGAAAGAATTGATGGTGGCGGCAGTGCTGACATTGAAAACTCATATGAATTCGGCTTCAGATATTTACTTTCTGTAACCGATAACCTATCCCTGGAAACCGGACTAAACTACTGGCGTGGTGATGTGCTCATTACTTCAGCACCGATGCCCGAACAAACTACACGTTCTGAAGAATTACAAACCACTTCTATTCCTATTTTTGCTAATTATAATTTCTTAGATTATTTCTTTGTAAATGGTGGCCCGGTAATGGATTTTCAAGGATCAGAAAGTGAATCTGTAGATCCACAAGCGGGAATTGGTGTTGGTTTTGGATTAGGCGCCCAATATGCGTTTAATAACTTCAACATTTACGTAAATCCTAATTTTAGAAGATATTCGGTAATTCCTTTTGAAGAGAAGAATTACCACCAAAAACTTACCACCTTTGGAGTACAGTTTGGAGTTGGATATAAATTTTAA
- the nhaC gene encoding Na+/H+ antiporter NhaC produces MENQNPSQAEQIPTNKELGIWPALIPVFALIAMLAFNVFVFGDDSLSGSNQFVLLLGGAVAAVVGYFHNVEYDKMIDEVAGNIQSTAGAILILLMVGALAGTWLISGIIPTMIYYGLQILNPTIFLAACVVICAVISVATGSSWTTSATVGIALIGIAEALGISVGMTAGAILSGAYFGDKLSPLSDTTNLAPAMAGTDLFTHIRYMTLTTVPTVTITLIIFVIIGLNLDTSGTTDTSAILASIENSFKISPWLFLVPVIVIALIVKKTSPLIALLLGTLLGAAAALFFQPDIVAQIAGTTNLDFVSGYRGVMQAITVETAVETDNENLNDLFSAGGMAGMLGTIWLIICAMVFGGIMEAIGALARISKALLNLFHTTFGLFASTVFSCLALNATASDQYLAIVVPGKMFAKAYRDKGLAPENLSRTLEDSGTVTSVLIPWNTCGAYHSGVLGVPTLSYAGYAFFNYLSPFMTLLFAAFSIKIKELSESSKTQTA; encoded by the coding sequence ATGGAAAACCAAAACCCGTCCCAAGCTGAACAAATTCCTACGAATAAAGAACTCGGCATTTGGCCCGCATTAATTCCTGTTTTTGCACTTATCGCAATGCTTGCTTTTAATGTTTTTGTTTTTGGAGACGATTCATTAAGTGGTTCCAATCAATTTGTTTTATTGCTTGGTGGTGCTGTTGCAGCTGTTGTTGGCTATTTCCATAATGTGGAGTACGACAAAATGATAGACGAAGTTGCGGGAAATATACAAAGTACTGCCGGGGCAATTCTAATTTTATTAATGGTGGGCGCGTTGGCCGGAACCTGGCTTATTTCAGGAATTATTCCCACAATGATCTATTATGGGTTACAAATTTTAAATCCTACAATTTTCCTGGCTGCCTGTGTGGTTATTTGTGCGGTAATTTCAGTAGCAACCGGAAGTAGCTGGACAACTTCAGCCACTGTGGGTATTGCACTAATAGGAATTGCGGAAGCTTTAGGGATTTCGGTAGGTATGACTGCAGGGGCAATTCTATCTGGAGCTTATTTTGGGGATAAATTATCGCCTTTAAGCGATACCACCAACCTCGCACCGGCAATGGCGGGAACCGATTTGTTTACGCATATTCGATATATGACACTTACCACCGTTCCCACGGTTACAATAACCCTGATTATTTTTGTAATAATCGGACTTAATTTAGATACTTCCGGCACTACCGATACTTCAGCTATTCTTGCTTCCATAGAAAATTCATTTAAAATATCTCCCTGGTTATTTTTAGTACCAGTAATTGTAATTGCATTAATCGTAAAAAAGACTTCCCCCTTAATCGCTTTATTATTGGGAACGCTACTCGGTGCTGCTGCAGCCTTATTCTTTCAACCTGATATTGTAGCACAAATTGCAGGAACTACAAACCTGGATTTTGTTAGTGGTTACCGGGGCGTAATGCAGGCAATTACTGTAGAAACCGCTGTAGAAACCGATAATGAAAATTTAAACGATTTATTTTCTGCCGGTGGAATGGCGGGAATGTTGGGCACGATCTGGCTAATAATTTGTGCAATGGTTTTTGGCGGAATTATGGAAGCGATTGGCGCCCTTGCCAGAATAAGTAAAGCTTTATTGAATTTATTTCACACCACCTTTGGTTTGTTTGCCAGTACGGTTTTTAGCTGTTTGGCTTTAAACGCAACTGCATCAGACCAATATTTAGCTATTGTAGTTCCTGGAAAAATGTTTGCCAAAGCGTATCGTGATAAAGGCCTTGCTCCCGAAAATTTAAGTAGAACCCTGGAAGATTCCGGGACTGTGACTTCAGTATTAATTCCCTGGAATACATGTGGTGCATACCATAGCGGTGTTTTAGGTGTTCCAACTCTAAGTTATGCCGGCTATGCTTTCTTTAATTATTTAAGTCCGTTTATGACGCTACTTTTTGCTGCTTTCAGTATAAAAATCAAGGAATTAAGCGAATCTTCTAAAACTCAAACTGCTTAA
- a CDS encoding peroxiredoxin: MSLVGKKFPNLSVNAMDEMGDTFQLNILEEAQKNKKKVLLFWYPKDFTFVCPTELHAFQKAAEEFEKRNVMVVGASCDTPEVHFAWLNTPKDNGGIEGVKYPILADSNRNLSSRLGILDITGESYDEETGDVTLEGDNVTYRATYLIDEDGKIFHEGVNDMPLGRNVAEFLRLVDAYTHVQEKGEVCPANWEEGKEGMNADRDGVASYLSLN, from the coding sequence ATGTCATTAGTAGGAAAAAAATTTCCAAATTTAAGCGTAAACGCAATGGATGAAATGGGTGATACCTTTCAACTAAATATTTTGGAAGAAGCTCAGAAAAACAAGAAAAAAGTATTGTTATTCTGGTACCCTAAAGATTTCACCTTTGTTTGCCCAACAGAATTGCACGCTTTCCAAAAAGCAGCTGAAGAATTTGAAAAAAGAAATGTAATGGTAGTTGGAGCTTCTTGTGATACTCCAGAAGTACATTTCGCCTGGTTAAATACTCCAAAAGATAACGGAGGAATTGAAGGCGTTAAATACCCAATCCTTGCAGATTCTAACAGAAACCTAAGTTCTCGTCTTGGAATTCTTGACATTACCGGAGAGTCTTATGACGAAGAAACCGGAGATGTTACTTTAGAAGGTGACAACGTAACTTACCGTGCTACTTATCTTATTGACGAAGATGGAAAAATCTTCCACGAAGGTGTAAACGATATGCCACTTGGTAGAAACGTAGCAGAATTCTTAAGACTTGTAGATGCTTATACTCACGTACAGGAAAAAGGTGAGGTTTGTCCTGCAAACTGGGAAGAAGGTAAAGAAGGAATGAACGCCGATAGAGACGGAGTTGCTTCTTACCTAAGCTTAAACTAA
- a CDS encoding thioredoxin family protein has product MIKELEQDNLNEIVSDNETVVVQYMAGWCGNCRLMKPKFKKLASENENATFLLVDAEKYPESRKMANVDNLPTFATFKNGSFVNQVQTNKFEPLKDLVNEVTSN; this is encoded by the coding sequence ATGATAAAAGAACTAGAACAAGATAATTTAAACGAAATAGTTTCAGATAATGAAACCGTTGTGGTACAATATATGGCCGGATGGTGCGGTAACTGCCGACTAATGAAGCCTAAATTTAAAAAATTGGCTTCAGAAAATGAGAACGCAACGTTCTTATTGGTAGATGCTGAAAAGTATCCGGAATCCAGAAAAATGGCTAATGTAGATAACCTACCAACTTTTGCCACTTTTAAAAACGGAAGTTTCGTTAATCAGGTACAAACTAATAAATTTGAACCTCTAAAAGACCTAGTAAATGAAGTTACCAGTAATTAA